A single Xylanimonas cellulosilytica DSM 15894 DNA region contains:
- a CDS encoding endo-1,4-beta-xylanase — MNHQHHRRRLRSVAAVALASLVVATGVVTAQAAGSTLQEAAGSRYFGTAIAANKLSDSTYSTIANREFDMITAENEMKMDATEPSQGSFNFTNADRIVDWATANGKRMRGHALAWHSQQPGWMQNMSGTALRTAMLNHVTEVAAHYKGKIYAWDVVNEAFADGSSGARRDSNLQRTGDDWIEAAFRAARAADPSAKLCYNDYNTDNWNWEKTQAVYAMVKDFKERGVPIDCVGLQSHFNSGSPYPSNYRTTLQNFAALGVDVQITELDIEGSGSTQADTYAKVVADCLAVSRCTGITVWGVRDSDSWRASGTPLLFDASGNKKAAYTSVLNTLNGGATPTPTPTPTPTPTPTPTPTPTPTPTPTPTPTPTPTPTPTPTPTSGPCTATMTITNSWQGGFQGEVTVKAGSARTSWSTSFTSAATVQVWNGVHSTSGSVHTVSNQPYNGTLAAGASTTYGFTATGTAPSSPPAVTCS; from the coding sequence ATGAACCATCAGCACCACCGTCGTAGGTTGCGCAGCGTCGCAGCCGTCGCGCTCGCCTCCCTGGTCGTCGCCACGGGAGTGGTGACCGCCCAGGCGGCCGGATCCACGCTCCAGGAAGCGGCGGGCAGCCGCTACTTCGGCACGGCCATCGCGGCCAACAAGCTCTCGGACTCGACCTACTCGACCATCGCGAACCGTGAGTTCGACATGATCACGGCCGAGAACGAGATGAAGATGGACGCCACCGAGCCGTCTCAGGGCAGCTTCAACTTCACCAACGCCGACAGGATCGTCGACTGGGCCACCGCCAACGGCAAGCGGATGCGCGGTCACGCCCTCGCGTGGCACTCGCAGCAGCCGGGGTGGATGCAGAACATGTCGGGCACCGCGCTGCGCACGGCGATGCTCAACCACGTCACCGAGGTCGCTGCGCACTACAAGGGCAAGATCTACGCCTGGGACGTCGTCAACGAGGCCTTCGCCGACGGGTCCTCGGGCGCCCGCCGCGACTCGAACCTGCAGCGCACGGGCGACGACTGGATCGAGGCCGCGTTCAGGGCCGCCCGGGCCGCCGACCCGTCCGCCAAGCTCTGTTACAACGACTACAACACGGACAACTGGAACTGGGAGAAGACCCAGGCCGTGTACGCCATGGTCAAGGACTTCAAGGAACGCGGCGTGCCGATCGACTGCGTCGGGCTCCAGTCCCACTTCAACTCGGGCAGCCCCTACCCGAGCAACTACCGCACGACGCTGCAGAACTTCGCGGCGCTCGGCGTCGACGTCCAGATCACCGAGCTGGACATCGAGGGCTCGGGCAGCACGCAGGCCGACACGTACGCCAAGGTGGTCGCCGACTGCCTCGCGGTGAGCCGCTGCACCGGCATCACGGTGTGGGGCGTGCGCGACTCCGACTCGTGGCGCGCGAGCGGTACGCCGCTGCTGTTCGACGCGTCGGGCAACAAGAAGGCCGCCTACACGTCGGTGCTGAACACCCTCAACGGCGGTGCGACGCCGACGCCGACGCCGACGCCGACGCCGACGCCGACCCCGACTCCCACGCCGACTCCGACCCCGACGCCGACGCCGACTCCCACGCCGACGCCGACGCCGACGCCGACTCCCACGCCGACGCCGACGTCCGGTCCGTGCACCGCCACGATGACGATCACGAACTCGTGGCAGGGCGGCTTCCAGGGTGAGGTCACGGTCAAGGCGGGCAGTGCCCGCACGTCCTGGTCGACGTCGTTCACCTCGGCCGCCACGGTCCAAGTCTGGAACGGGGTGCACTCGACCTCCGGCTCGGTGCACACGGTGTCGAACCAGCCGTACAACGGCACGCTGGCCGCCGGTGCGTCGACGACGTACGGCTTCACGGCCACCGGGACGGCGCCGAGCAGCCCGCCCGCGGTGACCTGCTCGTGA
- the nrdF gene encoding class 1b ribonucleoside-diphosphate reductase subunit beta has product MSPTGKLKLIDRVSAINWNRLDDEKDLEVWDRLVGNFWVPEKVPVSNDIQSWATLSEAEKNMTTRVFTGLTLLDTIQGTVGAVSLIPDALTPHEEAVYTNIAFMESVHAKSYSSIFSTLISTKEIDEAFAWSEANPNLQRKAEIVLEYYRGDDPLKRKVASTMLESFLFYSGFYAPMYWSSRAKLTNTADLIRLIIRDEAVHGYYIGYKFQKGLALESQERQDEIKAYTFELLFELYENEVEYTEALYGELGLTEDVKKFLRYNANKALMNLGYEALFPKEETDVNPAILAALSPNADENHDFFSGSGSSYVIGKAVDTTDDDWDF; this is encoded by the coding sequence ATGTCGCCCACCGGCAAGCTCAAGCTCATCGATCGCGTCTCCGCGATCAACTGGAACCGCCTCGATGACGAGAAGGACCTCGAGGTCTGGGACCGCCTCGTCGGCAACTTCTGGGTGCCCGAGAAGGTCCCGGTGTCCAACGACATCCAGTCGTGGGCCACGCTCAGCGAGGCCGAGAAGAACATGACCACGCGCGTTTTCACCGGCCTCACCCTGCTGGACACCATCCAGGGGACGGTCGGCGCGGTCTCGCTGATCCCGGACGCGCTGACCCCGCACGAGGAGGCGGTGTACACCAACATCGCGTTCATGGAGTCGGTGCACGCGAAGTCGTACTCGTCGATCTTCTCGACGCTCATCTCCACCAAGGAGATCGACGAGGCGTTCGCGTGGTCGGAGGCGAACCCGAACCTGCAGCGCAAGGCCGAGATCGTCCTGGAGTACTACCGCGGCGACGACCCGCTCAAGCGCAAGGTCGCCTCGACGATGCTCGAGTCGTTCCTGTTCTACTCGGGCTTCTACGCGCCGATGTACTGGTCGAGCCGCGCGAAGCTGACGAACACGGCCGACCTGATCCGCCTCATCATCCGTGACGAGGCGGTCCACGGGTACTACATCGGCTACAAGTTCCAGAAGGGGCTGGCCCTGGAGTCCCAGGAGCGTCAGGACGAGATCAAGGCGTACACGTTCGAGCTGCTCTTCGAGCTGTACGAGAACGAGGTCGAGTACACCGAGGCGCTCTACGGCGAGCTCGGGCTGACCGAGGACGTCAAGAAGTTCCTGCGGTACAACGCCAACAAGGCCCTGATGAACCTGGGCTACGAGGCGCTGTTCCCCAAGGAGGAGACGGACGTCAACCCGGCGATCCTCGCGGCCCTGAGCCCCAACGCCGACGAGAACCACGACTTCTTCTCGGGCTCGGGCTCGTCGTACGTCATCGGCAAGGCGGTCGACACGACGGACGACGACTGGGACTTCTGA
- a CDS encoding HAD family hydrolase — MTAPQEFPRVQATSRGRLGVQVGVVPPVRGEPTPLPGGVVQSPTTAGSKRAVASSAIRHVLLDADGVLQVVPDDDWYALAEPFVGDRAREFLHRAWEMERPALAGQGDFLPLLADLLVQFGVDASADEVFAEAWCRVAPVPATVALVGALRGNGYGVHLGTNQDANRAAFLRTAFGYDELFDTSCYSCELGVAKPEATFFVEAARRIGAAPETILFVDDSLANVEGARAAGMPAIHWTVRDGHDALLDLLAKHGVDGRSWRGGGEACPAQVPREVAQVVEHEQG, encoded by the coding sequence GTGACTGCCCCGCAGGAGTTTCCTCGCGTCCAAGCGACCTCTCGCGGTCGCCTCGGTGTCCAGGTCGGCGTCGTCCCGCCCGTGCGCGGCGAACCCACCCCGCTGCCCGGCGGTGTCGTCCAGTCACCGACGACCGCGGGATCGAAGCGGGCGGTGGCGTCGTCAGCGATCCGGCACGTGCTTCTCGACGCTGACGGCGTCCTGCAGGTGGTGCCCGACGACGACTGGTACGCACTGGCGGAGCCGTTTGTCGGGGACAGGGCACGCGAGTTCCTGCACCGGGCGTGGGAGATGGAGCGACCGGCCCTCGCCGGGCAGGGCGACTTCCTGCCGCTGCTCGCCGACCTGCTCGTGCAGTTCGGTGTCGATGCGTCGGCGGACGAGGTGTTCGCCGAGGCGTGGTGCCGCGTGGCTCCTGTTCCCGCCACCGTGGCTCTCGTCGGCGCGCTGCGCGGCAACGGGTACGGCGTCCACCTGGGGACGAATCAGGATGCGAACCGGGCCGCGTTCCTGCGCACGGCGTTCGGGTACGACGAGCTCTTCGACACCAGCTGCTACTCCTGCGAGCTGGGCGTCGCGAAGCCGGAGGCGACGTTCTTCGTCGAGGCGGCGCGACGCATCGGAGCGGCGCCGGAGACGATCCTTTTCGTCGACGACTCGCTCGCCAACGTCGAAGGCGCCCGTGCGGCGGGGATGCCTGCGATCCACTGGACGGTCAGGGACGGCCATGACGCGCTGCTGGACCTGCTCGCGAAGCACGGCGTCGACGGCCGGTCATGGCGGGGCGGCGGCGAAGCCTGTCCAGCGCAGGTGCCGCGGGAGGTGGCTCAGGTCGTTGAGCATGAGCAGGGCTGA
- the nrdI gene encoding class Ib ribonucleoside-diphosphate reductase assembly flavoprotein NrdI has translation MPALVYFSSVSENTHRFVGKLRLDELGTAVHRIPLRPADGFLTVDEPYVLMVPTYGGGNEGGAVPRQVRRFLGDEHNRSLIRGVIAAGNTNFGAAYCIAGDIVSAKCRVPYLYAFELLGTAEDVQRVRDGWGRFWQRQSLKSA, from the coding sequence ATGCCCGCTCTGGTCTACTTCTCCTCGGTCTCCGAGAACACGCACCGGTTCGTCGGCAAGCTCCGGCTCGACGAGCTCGGCACCGCGGTCCACCGCATCCCGCTCCGCCCCGCGGACGGCTTCCTCACTGTCGACGAACCGTACGTCCTCATGGTTCCCACCTACGGCGGGGGCAACGAGGGTGGTGCGGTCCCGCGGCAGGTGCGCCGGTTCCTGGGCGACGAGCACAACAGATCGTTGATCCGCGGCGTCATCGCCGCGGGCAACACCAACTTCGGCGCTGCGTACTGCATCGCCGGCGACATCGTCAGCGCGAAGTGCCGGGTCCCGTACCTGTACGCCTTCGAGCTGCTCGGCACGGCAGAGGACGTCCAGCGCGTCCGCGACGGATGGGGACGATTTTGGCAACGGCAATCACTGAAGTCGGCGTGA
- a CDS encoding N-acetylglucosamine-6-phosphate deacetylase: MTFAPAAPLVLRGRLVLPDVVVEDGVLVLEADRITYAGAASSAPLAVLPDAVEGVLLLPGLVDVHNHGGGGASLPDATSAEQVRTAVREHLSQGTTTMLASLVTAGRETLVARAELLGALAEAGEIAGIHAEGPFLSYERRGAQSPEHLVPGEPGLVRDLVAASGGHLRSMTVAPEVPGVAGPGGAAEALVAAGAVPSLGHTSGTAEQADALIAQVAPALRERGLEMTATHLFNGMPPLHHRAPGPVAACLAAAARGDLVAELVADGVHLAPATIRSVVEMVGADRVALVTDAMAAAGMPDGDYVLGPMAVTVAGGVARLTDGGSIAGGTSRLLDVVRTTVGAGVPLADAVRSASWVPARALGLADVGGLVAGRRADVLVTDASLRPVRVLRGGADIG; this comes from the coding sequence ATGACCTTCGCTCCCGCCGCCCCCCTCGTCCTGCGCGGCCGCCTGGTGCTGCCCGATGTCGTCGTCGAGGACGGCGTGCTCGTCCTGGAAGCCGACCGCATCACGTACGCGGGTGCGGCGTCGTCGGCCCCCCTCGCCGTGCTGCCGGACGCGGTCGAGGGCGTGCTGCTCCTGCCGGGGCTCGTCGACGTCCACAACCACGGGGGCGGGGGAGCGAGCCTCCCGGACGCCACCAGCGCCGAGCAGGTGCGCACGGCGGTGCGCGAGCACCTGTCCCAGGGCACGACGACGATGCTCGCCTCGCTGGTGACGGCGGGCCGCGAGACGCTCGTCGCGCGCGCGGAGCTGCTGGGTGCGCTGGCCGAGGCGGGGGAGATCGCCGGCATCCACGCCGAGGGGCCGTTCCTGTCCTACGAACGCCGCGGGGCGCAGAGCCCCGAGCATCTGGTCCCCGGAGAGCCGGGACTGGTGCGGGACCTGGTGGCGGCGTCGGGCGGGCACCTGCGATCGATGACGGTGGCGCCCGAGGTCCCCGGTGTCGCAGGGCCTGGCGGCGCCGCCGAGGCCTTGGTCGCCGCAGGCGCGGTCCCGTCGCTGGGGCACACGTCGGGCACCGCGGAGCAGGCCGACGCGCTCATCGCGCAGGTCGCCCCGGCGCTGCGCGAGCGCGGCCTGGAGATGACCGCGACGCACCTGTTCAACGGCATGCCGCCGCTGCACCACCGGGCGCCGGGGCCGGTCGCGGCGTGCCTGGCGGCCGCCGCCCGCGGCGACCTGGTGGCCGAGCTGGTCGCCGACGGCGTCCACCTGGCCCCGGCGACCATCCGTTCGGTGGTCGAGATGGTGGGCGCCGACCGGGTCGCGCTGGTCACCGACGCGATGGCGGCTGCCGGCATGCCCGACGGCGACTACGTGCTCGGGCCGATGGCGGTGACGGTGGCGGGCGGCGTCGCACGTCTCACCGACGGCGGCTCGATCGCGGGCGGCACGTCCCGCCTGCTCGACGTCGTCCGGACGACGGTGGGTGCCGGTGTGCCGCTGGCCGATGCGGTGCGGTCGGCGTCGTGGGTGCCGGCTCGTGCGCTGGGCCTCGCCGATGTCGGCGGCCTGGTGGCCGGGCGGCGCGCCGACGTGCTCGTCACTGATGCGTCGCTGCGGCCGGTGCGAGTGCTGCGTGGCGGCGCCGACATCGGCTGA
- a CDS encoding histidine phosphatase family protein, with translation MTRRLSIARHGEADAFGSLTDTGRHQAARLGERLAAQPIDVIWHSPLPRAQETAAIVAEHLPGVPVLDAPELIDHVPYVPAPGEAPSSWAGFFDGFDDAEASHGHALADALTRRFGAAGSRATHEVLITHAYQVAWLVRHALAAPPVAWLRVPVANTGLTVVEHRAHEASALLMLNDLSHLPRHLRWTGFAAAPP, from the coding sequence ATGACCCGACGCCTGTCCATCGCCCGGCACGGGGAAGCCGACGCGTTCGGCTCGCTCACCGACACCGGCCGTCACCAGGCTGCGCGGCTCGGCGAGCGGCTCGCCGCACAGCCCATCGACGTCATCTGGCACTCACCGCTCCCCCGCGCGCAGGAGACCGCCGCGATCGTCGCCGAGCACCTGCCCGGAGTGCCCGTCCTCGACGCGCCCGAGCTCATCGACCACGTGCCCTACGTCCCGGCCCCGGGCGAGGCGCCATCGTCATGGGCGGGGTTCTTCGACGGCTTCGACGACGCCGAGGCCTCACACGGGCACGCACTCGCAGACGCGCTGACGCGCCGGTTCGGCGCCGCCGGCTCCCGCGCGACCCACGAGGTGCTCATCACCCACGCCTATCAGGTCGCCTGGCTCGTGCGGCACGCCCTGGCGGCACCACCCGTGGCATGGCTGCGCGTGCCCGTCGCCAACACCGGCCTCACCGTCGTCGAGCACCGCGCGCACGAGGCCTCAGCCCTGCTCATGCTCAACGACCTGAGCCACCTCCCGCGGCACCTGCGCTGGACAGGCTTCGCCGCCGCCCCGCCATGA
- a CDS encoding PEP/pyruvate-binding domain-containing protein: MLITLRDARPERCGAKATTLGRLLTAGLPVPDGVVVPFDAPAANLDRLAAEAWSVLGPGPLAVRSSADGEDSADASMAGQHTTVLGAHTPSQVADAIRACRASASSDRAAAYRQRLGRAEPRMAVLIQRLVPADVAGVMFVTADGAVIEAGRGLGTAVVEGRVTPERIHVDADGAIHRPPTDAHTDALLDDDAVTLLVGVGRRVSTLLGGTLDVEWAVASGSAWILQARPITAPLPEAAAHTGTTALSPGATRLTGSPGSGGVTTGPARVVHGPADFARVRRGDVLVCPYTDPAWTPLLAVAAGVVTRTGGMLSHAAIVAREHAIPAVLGVADALDRITDGDLVTVDGDAGTVTLRRPA; this comes from the coding sequence ATGCTCATCACGCTCCGTGACGCCCGTCCGGAACGGTGCGGCGCCAAGGCCACCACGCTCGGGCGCCTGCTCACCGCCGGCCTGCCCGTGCCCGACGGCGTCGTGGTGCCCTTCGACGCCCCCGCGGCCAACCTTGATCGCCTCGCCGCCGAGGCGTGGAGCGTCCTGGGGCCGGGACCCCTCGCCGTGCGGTCCTCGGCCGACGGTGAGGACTCCGCCGACGCGTCGATGGCGGGGCAGCACACGACCGTCCTCGGCGCGCACACACCGTCCCAGGTCGCCGACGCGATCCGCGCGTGCCGGGCCTCGGCGTCGTCGGACCGAGCGGCCGCCTACCGTCAGCGGCTCGGGCGCGCCGAGCCACGGATGGCGGTGCTCATCCAGCGCCTGGTACCGGCCGACGTCGCCGGCGTCATGTTCGTCACCGCCGACGGGGCCGTGATCGAGGCCGGGCGTGGGCTGGGCACGGCCGTCGTCGAGGGCCGCGTCACACCCGAGCGGATCCACGTCGACGCGGACGGGGCCATCCACCGGCCGCCCACTGACGCGCACACCGACGCGCTGCTCGACGACGACGCCGTGACGCTCCTCGTGGGTGTGGGCCGGCGGGTGTCCACTCTCCTCGGCGGCACCCTCGACGTGGAGTGGGCCGTCGCCAGCGGCTCGGCCTGGATCCTCCAGGCCCGGCCGATCACCGCGCCGCTCCCCGAGGCCGCCGCGCACACCGGCACCACGGCCCTCTCCCCCGGCGCCACGCGGCTGACGGGCAGCCCTGGCAGCGGCGGCGTCACCACCGGTCCCGCGCGCGTCGTCCACGGCCCCGCCGACTTCGCCCGGGTGCGCCGCGGCGACGTCCTCGTCTGCCCGTACACCGACCCCGCGTGGACACCGCTGCTCGCCGTCGCCGCGGGCGTGGTGACCCGCACCGGCGGCATGCTCTCCCACGCCGCGATCGTGGCCCGCGAGCACGCCATCCCCGCCGTCCTCGGCGTCGCCGACGCCCTCGACCGGATCACCGACGGCGACCTCGTCACCGTCGACGGCGACGCCGGGACCGTCACCCTGCGACGGCCCGCATGA
- the nrdE gene encoding class 1b ribonucleoside-diphosphate reductase subunit alpha, translating to MSAAAAAGAPVPLQSLQLDYHALNAMLNLYGADGTIQFDKDREAARQYFLQHVIPNTVQFDTLEAKLAYLVENKYYEAATLEKYSPAFVKELFQLAYSKDFRFDTFLGAFKYYTSYTLKTFDGKKYLERFEDRVSMVALGLADGDEQLARDIVEEVVAGRFQPATPTFLNIGKAQRGEPVSCFLLRIEDNMESIARGINSALQLSKRGGGVALLLSNIREHGAPIKHIQNQSSGVIPVMKLLEDSFSYANQLGARQGAGAVYLHAHHPDIMRFLDTKRENADEKIRIKTLSLGVVIPDVTFELAKQNKDMHLFSPYDVERVYGVPFADVSISEKYDELVADDRIRKTTISARDFFQTLAELQFESGYPYIMFEDTVNKANPIKGRITHSNLCSEILQVSTPSTFNEDLSYDHVGRDISCNLGSLNIAKAMDSPDFGHTIDTAIRALTAVSDQTSIESVPSVKHANELGHAIGLGQMNLHGYLARERVFYGSEEGVDFTNIYFYTVAYHAIAASNRLAIERGRAFGGFEDSKYATGEYFDKYTEQEWTPATARVAQLFADAGVAIPTQDDWRALKASVMEHGIYNQNLQAVPPTGSISYINNSTSSIHPVPAKIEIRKEGKLGRVYYPAPFMTNDNLEYYQDAYEIGYEKIIDTYAAATQHVDQGLSLTLFFKDTVTTRDVNRAQIYAWRKGIKTLYYIRLRQQALEGTEVENCVSCML from the coding sequence GTGAGCGCGGCGGCGGCCGCGGGGGCACCCGTGCCCCTGCAGAGCCTCCAGCTCGACTACCACGCGCTCAACGCGATGCTGAACCTGTACGGCGCGGACGGCACGATCCAGTTCGACAAGGATCGCGAGGCGGCCCGCCAGTACTTCCTGCAGCACGTGATCCCGAACACGGTGCAGTTCGACACGCTCGAGGCCAAGCTCGCCTACCTCGTCGAGAACAAGTACTACGAGGCCGCGACGCTGGAGAAGTACTCGCCCGCGTTCGTCAAGGAGCTGTTCCAGCTCGCGTACTCGAAGGACTTCCGCTTCGACACGTTCCTCGGGGCGTTCAAGTACTACACGTCGTACACGCTCAAGACGTTCGACGGGAAGAAGTACCTGGAGCGCTTCGAGGACCGCGTCTCGATGGTGGCCCTCGGCCTGGCCGACGGTGACGAGCAGCTCGCGCGGGACATCGTCGAGGAGGTCGTGGCGGGTCGCTTCCAGCCGGCCACCCCGACGTTCCTCAACATCGGCAAGGCCCAGCGCGGCGAGCCCGTGAGCTGCTTCCTGCTGCGCATCGAGGACAACATGGAGTCCATCGCGCGCGGCATCAACTCGGCGCTGCAGCTCTCGAAGCGTGGCGGCGGCGTCGCCCTGCTGCTCAGCAACATCCGCGAGCACGGCGCCCCGATCAAGCACATCCAGAACCAGTCGTCCGGCGTCATCCCCGTGATGAAGCTGCTCGAGGACTCGTTCAGCTACGCCAACCAGCTCGGTGCCCGCCAGGGTGCGGGGGCGGTCTACCTGCACGCGCACCACCCGGACATCATGCGGTTCCTCGACACCAAGCGGGAGAACGCGGACGAGAAGATCCGCATCAAGACCCTCTCGCTCGGCGTCGTCATCCCGGACGTCACGTTCGAGCTCGCCAAGCAGAACAAGGACATGCACCTGTTCTCGCCGTACGACGTCGAGCGCGTGTACGGGGTGCCCTTCGCGGACGTGTCGATCTCGGAGAAGTACGACGAGCTCGTCGCCGACGACCGCATCCGCAAGACGACGATCAGCGCCCGCGACTTCTTCCAGACGCTCGCGGAGCTGCAGTTCGAGTCGGGCTACCCGTACATCATGTTCGAGGACACGGTGAACAAGGCGAACCCGATCAAGGGCCGCATCACCCACTCGAACCTGTGCTCGGAGATCCTCCAGGTCTCGACGCCGTCGACCTTCAACGAGGACCTGTCGTACGACCACGTCGGCCGCGACATCTCCTGCAACCTCGGCTCGCTCAACATCGCCAAGGCGATGGACTCGCCCGACTTCGGCCACACGATCGACACCGCGATCCGCGCGTTGACGGCCGTCTCCGACCAGACCTCGATCGAGTCGGTGCCGTCGGTCAAGCACGCCAACGAGCTGGGCCACGCCATCGGCCTGGGGCAGATGAACCTGCACGGCTACCTCGCCCGGGAGCGTGTCTTCTACGGCTCCGAGGAGGGCGTGGACTTCACGAACATCTACTTCTACACGGTGGCGTACCACGCGATCGCGGCGTCGAACCGCCTGGCGATCGAGCGCGGCCGCGCGTTCGGCGGCTTCGAGGACTCGAAGTACGCGACGGGGGAGTACTTCGACAAGTACACCGAGCAGGAGTGGACGCCCGCCACGGCCCGTGTCGCCCAGCTGTTCGCGGACGCCGGCGTCGCCATCCCGACGCAGGACGACTGGCGCGCGCTCAAGGCCTCGGTCATGGAGCACGGCATCTACAACCAGAACCTCCAGGCGGTGCCGCCGACGGGCTCGATCAGCTACATCAACAACTCGACGTCGTCGATCCACCCGGTGCCGGCGAAGATCGAGATCCGCAAGGAGGGCAAGCTGGGCCGCGTCTACTACCCGGCGCCCTTCATGACGAACGACAACCTGGAGTACTACCAGGACGCGTACGAGATCGGGTACGAGAAGATCATCGACACGTACGCGGCCGCGACGCAGCACGTGGACCAGGGCCTGTCGCTGACCCTGTTCTTCAAGGACACGGTCACGACCCGCGACGTCAACCGCGCGCAGATCTACGCCTGGCGCAAGGGCATCAAGACGCTCTACTACATCCGTCTCCGCCAGCAGGCCCTGGAGGGCACTGAGGTGGAGAACTGCGTCAGCTGCATGCTGTAG
- the nrdH gene encoding glutaredoxin-like protein NrdH, with protein sequence MSITVYSKPACVQCDATYRALDKKGIEYTVVDITQDAEALEMVRGLGYLQAPVVVAGETHWSGFRPDQIGALARQAATA encoded by the coding sequence ATGAGCATCACGGTCTACAGCAAGCCGGCCTGCGTGCAGTGCGACGCGACCTACCGTGCCCTGGACAAGAAGGGCATCGAGTACACGGTCGTGGACATCACGCAGGACGCGGAGGCGCTCGAGATGGTCCGCGGCCTCGGTTACCTGCAGGCCCCGGTGGTCGTCGCCGGTGAGACCCACTGGTCGGGCTTCCGGCCGGACCAGATCGGTGCTCTCGCCCGTCAGGCCGCGACCGCCTGA
- a CDS encoding glycoside hydrolase family 1 protein yields the protein MTSATARTFPSDFVWGAATAAYQIEGAAAEGGRTPSIWDTYSHFSGRVDRGDSGDVADDHYHRWQEDVEHLVRLGVSAYRLSISWSRVIPTGRGPVNPEGVAFYRRLLTALRERGIRPWVTLYHWDLPQELEDEGGWPVRSTAEAFADYARAMATELGDLVEVWTTLNEPWCSAYLGYASGVHAPGRHEPAAALAAVHHLNLAHGLAAREIRTVLPDAKVSVTLNLHVLRPADPSSAGDLDAVRRIDALGNRAFLAPLLEGEYPADLLADTASVTDWSFVRDGDLAVVRTPLAALGVNYYSTTTVRAPEVPGADGAPASRGAESTAADGHRPSEHSAWVGSEDVRFVPHDGPSTAMGWNIDPAGMTELLVDLARRYPGVPLVVTENGAAFDDEVTVDGAGAARVHDERRVAYFHDHVDAVGAALDAGVDVRGYFAWSLLDNFEWGWGYSKRFGIIRVDYDTLERVWKDSAHWFRRLATTGRLPATTETDPS from the coding sequence GTGACCTCAGCGACCGCGCGCACGTTCCCGTCCGACTTCGTCTGGGGCGCCGCCACGGCGGCCTACCAGATCGAGGGGGCAGCCGCCGAGGGCGGTCGCACCCCGTCGATCTGGGACACGTACTCCCACTTCTCGGGGCGGGTGGACCGGGGTGACTCGGGCGACGTCGCGGACGACCACTACCACCGCTGGCAGGAGGACGTCGAGCACCTGGTGCGGCTGGGCGTGAGCGCCTACCGCCTGTCGATCTCCTGGTCGCGCGTGATCCCGACGGGACGCGGCCCGGTGAACCCGGAGGGTGTGGCGTTCTACCGCAGGCTCCTGACGGCGCTGCGCGAGCGTGGCATCCGGCCGTGGGTCACGCTCTACCACTGGGACCTGCCCCAGGAGCTGGAGGACGAGGGCGGCTGGCCGGTGCGCTCCACGGCCGAGGCGTTCGCCGACTACGCGCGGGCGATGGCCACCGAGCTCGGCGACCTGGTCGAGGTGTGGACGACGCTCAACGAGCCGTGGTGCTCCGCCTACCTCGGGTACGCCTCGGGCGTGCACGCGCCGGGACGGCACGAGCCCGCCGCGGCCCTGGCGGCGGTGCACCACCTCAACCTGGCCCACGGTCTGGCCGCCCGGGAGATCCGCACGGTGCTGCCGGACGCGAAGGTCTCGGTCACGCTCAACCTGCACGTGCTGCGACCCGCCGACCCGTCGTCGGCGGGCGACCTGGACGCGGTGCGCCGGATCGACGCGCTGGGCAACCGGGCGTTCCTCGCCCCGTTGCTGGAGGGGGAGTACCCGGCCGACCTGCTCGCCGACACCGCGTCGGTCACCGACTGGTCGTTCGTGCGTGACGGGGACCTCGCCGTCGTCCGGACGCCGCTGGCGGCCCTGGGTGTCAACTACTACTCGACGACGACGGTGCGCGCGCCCGAGGTGCCGGGAGCCGACGGGGCACCCGCGTCGCGGGGTGCGGAGTCGACGGCCGCGGACGGGCACCGGCCCTCGGAGCACTCCGCGTGGGTGGGGTCCGAGGACGTGAGGTTCGTGCCGCACGACGGGCCGTCGACGGCGATGGGCTGGAACATCGACCCCGCCGGCATGACCGAGCTGCTCGTCGACCTCGCGCGGCGGTATCCCGGCGTGCCGCTGGTGGTCACCGAGAACGGCGCCGCGTTCGACGACGAGGTGACGGTCGACGGTGCCGGGGCCGCCCGGGTGCACGACGAGCGCCGTGTCGCCTACTTCCACGACCATGTCGACGCCGTCGGTGCTGCGCTGGACGCGGGCGTGGACGTGCGCGGCTACTTCGCCTGGTCGCTGCTCGACAACTTCGAGTGGGGCTGGGGCTACTCCAAGCGCTTCGGCATCATCCGGGTGGACTACGACACGCTGGAGCGCGTCTGGAAGGACTCCGCGCACTGGTTCCGCCGCCTCGCGACCACGGGTAGGCTCCCGGCGACGACGGAGACCGACCCGTCCTGA